Proteins encoded together in one Streptomyces umbrinus window:
- a CDS encoding IS607 family transposase, with protein sequence MNLKEWAIANGVHPHTAYRWFREGTLPVPAERVGPRTILVNVKANSAPSAASGVGLYARVSSHDKKDDLERQISRLSRWAAEAGHRVVRIEAEIASGMSAGRTKARRLLADPAVMAVVVERKDRLGRMNVELVEAALSAAGRRLVVLDEGDVDDDLVQDIEDVLTSFCGRLYGGGSAKSRARRALEAAADDD encoded by the coding sequence ATGAATCTGAAGGAATGGGCGATAGCGAACGGCGTGCATCCGCATACCGCGTATCGCTGGTTCCGCGAGGGCACGCTTCCGGTTCCTGCTGAGAGGGTCGGGCCGCGCACGATTCTTGTGAACGTCAAAGCGAATTCCGCACCATCCGCGGCCAGTGGCGTGGGCCTGTATGCCCGTGTGTCGTCGCATGACAAGAAGGACGATCTGGAGCGCCAGATATCACGGCTGTCCCGATGGGCGGCCGAGGCCGGGCACCGGGTGGTGCGGATCGAAGCCGAGATTGCCTCCGGGATGAGCGCGGGACGTACCAAAGCCCGCCGTCTGCTGGCCGATCCTGCTGTGATGGCCGTGGTGGTGGAGCGCAAAGACAGACTCGGTCGGATGAATGTCGAACTGGTTGAGGCCGCTCTGTCTGCGGCCGGCCGGCGCTTGGTGGTGCTGGACGAGGGTGACGTCGATGACGATCTCGTACAGGACATCGAGGACGTGCTGACTTCGTTCTGTGGCCGTTTGTACGGGGGCGGCTCGGCGAAGAGCCGGGCACGCAGGGCCCTGGAAGCGGCGGCAGACGATGACTGA
- a CDS encoding UDP-glucose dehydrogenase family protein has protein sequence MALKITVIGTGYLGATHAAAMAELGFEVLGLDVVPEKIEMLQRGEVPMYEPGLEELLAKHVAGIEGSSGRLRFTMDWAEVAEFGDIHFVCVNTPQKHGEYACDMSYVDAAFASLAPHLTGPALVVGKSTVPVGSAERLGRTLVELAPAGEEVELAWNPEFLREGLAVQDTLHPDRIVAGVRSERSEKLLREVYATPMAEGSPFVVTDFPTAELVKTAANSFLATKISFINAMAEVCEAAGGDVVKLAEAIGYDDRIGRKFLRAGIGFGGGCLPKDIRAFMARAGELGADQALTFLREIDSINMRRRGQMVEMTREALGGGSFLGKRIAVLGATFKPDSDDVRDSPALNVAGQIHLQGGQVTVYDPKGLANARRLFPTLGYADTAAEAVRGAHVVLHLTEWSEFRELDPAALGEAVTDRVVLDGRNALDPAVWRAAGWKYRAMGRPAA, from the coding sequence ATGGCCCTCAAGATCACCGTGATCGGCACCGGCTACCTCGGCGCCACGCACGCCGCGGCCATGGCCGAGCTCGGGTTCGAGGTGCTGGGACTCGACGTCGTACCCGAGAAGATCGAGATGCTCCAGCGGGGCGAGGTCCCGATGTACGAGCCGGGTCTCGAAGAGCTGCTGGCCAAGCACGTCGCCGGCATCGAGGGGTCCAGCGGGCGGCTGCGGTTCACCATGGACTGGGCCGAGGTCGCGGAGTTCGGCGACATCCACTTCGTCTGTGTGAACACCCCGCAGAAGCACGGCGAGTACGCGTGCGACATGTCGTACGTCGACGCCGCCTTCGCCTCCCTCGCTCCCCACCTCACGGGCCCCGCCCTCGTCGTCGGCAAGTCCACCGTGCCCGTGGGGTCGGCCGAGCGGCTGGGCCGCACGCTCGTCGAGCTCGCTCCCGCCGGCGAGGAGGTCGAGCTGGCCTGGAACCCCGAGTTCCTGCGCGAGGGCCTCGCCGTCCAGGACACCCTGCACCCCGACCGCATCGTGGCCGGCGTCCGCAGCGAGCGCTCCGAGAAGCTGCTGCGCGAGGTGTACGCGACGCCGATGGCCGAGGGCTCGCCCTTCGTGGTCACCGACTTCCCGACCGCCGAGCTGGTGAAGACCGCCGCGAACTCCTTCCTCGCCACCAAGATCTCCTTCATCAACGCGATGGCCGAGGTCTGCGAGGCCGCCGGCGGCGACGTCGTGAAGCTCGCCGAGGCGATCGGCTACGACGACCGGATCGGAAGGAAGTTCCTGCGCGCGGGCATCGGCTTCGGCGGCGGATGCCTCCCCAAGGACATTCGCGCCTTCATGGCACGCGCCGGTGAACTGGGCGCGGACCAGGCGCTCACCTTCCTGCGCGAGATCGACTCCATCAATATGCGGCGCCGCGGTCAGATGGTGGAAATGACCCGCGAGGCCCTGGGTGGCGGTTCCTTCCTCGGGAAGCGGATCGCGGTGCTCGGCGCGACGTTCAAGCCGGATTCGGACGACGTCCGGGATTCGCCCGCGCTGAATGTCGCCGGGCAGATTCATCTGCAGGGCGGCCAGGTCACGGTCTACGACCCCAAGGGCCTCGCCAACGCGCGACGACTCTTTCCGACACTCGGGTACGCGGACACCGCCGCGGAGGCCGTACGCGGTGCCCATGTCGTCCTGCACCTCACCGAGTGGAGCGAGTTCCGCGAGCTGGACCCGGCGGCGCTCGGCGAGGCCGTGACGGACCGCGTCGTACTGGACGGCCGCAACGCGCTCGACCCCGCCGTGTGGCGGGCGGCGGGCTGGAAGTACCGGGCGATGGGCCGACCGGCCGCCTGA
- a CDS encoding transposase, whose translation MTEPKKKFRQMVPAFVALGPSGVAIRDRLKHLTPENDRALRLVGEHLGSLASRDLAARCRDGNDHGSDKWAARKQGLTAESSSRWAGSITKATHDQWALSRRCQLAHIQNLEAGVRTLMHRLSLPVGEKGTKRAPGGYRSQHEWFQKSRRLAMLEDRLEQERADREAGVVHVVRGGKKLAHNRHNLEAAQLTEAKWRQRWAAERRFLQADGESGKRFGNETIRVTSAGEVSIKLPAPLADLANAKRGRYVLAARVEFKHRGTEWRDRIEANRAVAYRIHYDVARDRWYLTASWQRPAVKTMPLEAARAGGMVAVDTNSDHFAAYHLDVHGNPVGEPHRFSFDLTGAAPHRDAQVRHAITRLLHWAGRCGVTAIGIEDLDFEQEKTREKYGRKRRFRQLISGLPTGKLKARLVSMAAEVGIAIVAVDPAYTSMWGDEHWRKPLTSKNRKMTRHDAASVAIGRRALGHPIRRRTAPPHDDRSDRRGHRTVQADRGVGGREGTRRPVTERAHDARARTGRHEGTRGTSASKTVRDARSTGTWVQDSLLRTE comes from the coding sequence ATGACTGAGCCCAAGAAGAAGTTCCGTCAGATGGTCCCTGCATTCGTCGCGCTCGGCCCGTCCGGTGTCGCGATTCGCGACCGGCTGAAGCACCTGACACCCGAAAACGACAGGGCGCTTCGCCTTGTCGGCGAACATCTGGGCTCTCTGGCGTCTCGTGATCTGGCGGCCCGTTGCCGCGACGGCAACGACCACGGCAGCGACAAGTGGGCGGCCCGCAAACAGGGTCTGACCGCAGAGTCGTCCTCGCGCTGGGCTGGTTCGATCACCAAGGCTACACATGATCAGTGGGCGCTCTCGCGTCGCTGCCAGCTTGCCCACATCCAGAACCTCGAAGCCGGTGTCCGCACCTTGATGCACCGGCTGTCGTTGCCGGTCGGAGAGAAGGGCACGAAGCGGGCTCCGGGTGGATACCGCTCCCAGCACGAGTGGTTCCAGAAGTCCCGTCGGCTGGCCATGCTGGAAGACCGGCTGGAACAGGAGCGGGCCGACCGTGAGGCCGGGGTCGTGCACGTGGTGCGCGGCGGGAAGAAGCTGGCCCACAACCGGCACAACCTCGAAGCTGCGCAGCTCACCGAGGCGAAATGGCGGCAACGGTGGGCTGCCGAACGCCGATTCCTCCAAGCGGACGGCGAGTCGGGAAAACGGTTCGGGAACGAGACCATTCGCGTCACCTCGGCCGGCGAGGTCTCGATCAAGCTCCCGGCACCGCTGGCGGACTTGGCCAACGCGAAGCGCGGCCGGTACGTGTTGGCCGCTCGTGTGGAGTTCAAACATCGGGGCACTGAATGGCGGGACCGGATCGAGGCCAACCGGGCGGTGGCCTACCGCATCCACTACGACGTGGCCCGGGACCGCTGGTACCTCACTGCCTCGTGGCAGCGGCCGGCGGTCAAGACGATGCCGCTGGAGGCGGCCCGCGCAGGCGGCATGGTTGCTGTTGACACGAACAGCGACCACTTCGCCGCCTACCACCTCGATGTCCACGGCAACCCGGTAGGCGAGCCGCACCGGTTCTCCTTCGACCTCACCGGCGCCGCCCCTCATCGGGATGCCCAGGTGCGACACGCAATCACTCGCCTCCTGCATTGGGCTGGGCGGTGCGGCGTGACCGCAATCGGGATCGAGGACTTGGACTTCGAGCAAGAGAAGACCCGCGAGAAGTACGGGCGCAAGAGGAGGTTCCGGCAACTCATCTCTGGCTTGCCCACCGGAAAGCTCAAGGCCCGACTCGTATCGATGGCCGCCGAGGTGGGCATCGCGATCGTCGCGGTCGACCCTGCCTACACATCCATGTGGGGCGACGAACACTGGCGCAAACCCCTGACCAGCAAGAATCGCAAGATGACTCGCCATGACGCCGCCTCGGTGGCGATCGGCAGACGCGCCCTCGGACATCCGATCCGGCGACGGACGGCACCGCCCCACGATGACCGGAGTGATCGGCGTGGGCATCGGACCGTTCAGGCTGATCGTGGTGTCGGAGGGCGTGAGGGAACCCGACGCCCGGTCACGGAGCGTGCACACGATGCGCGTGCCCGGACAGGGAGACATGAAGGAACGCGGGGGACCAGCGCATCCAAAACCGTTCGGGATGCGCGCAGTACCGGGACGTGGGTTCAAGACTCCCTCCTGCGTACTGAGTAG
- a CDS encoding glycosyltransferase family 2 protein: MNAKPDVQLPAVSVIMPVLNEERHLRGAVQAILAQEYGGEMEVVIAIGPSTDRTDEIAAELVREDSRVHTVPNPTGRTPAALNAAIKASRHPIVVRVDGHGMLSPNYIATAVRLLEETGAQNVGGIMHAEGENDWEHAVAAAMTSKIGVGNAAFHTGGEAAPADTVYLGVFRREALEQQGGYNEEFIRAQDWELNFRIREAGGLIWFSPELRVSYRPRPSVGALAKQYKDYGRWRHVVARYHSGSINLRYLAPPTAVCAIAAGLVVGAALTPWGFLVPGGYLAAIALGSLPAGKGLPLKARLQIPVALATMHMSWGWGFLTSPKALAKRVIASRRPAVLSET; the protein is encoded by the coding sequence ATGAACGCCAAGCCCGACGTGCAGCTCCCCGCCGTCTCCGTGATCATGCCCGTCCTCAACGAGGAACGGCATCTGCGCGGAGCCGTCCAAGCGATCCTCGCCCAGGAGTACGGGGGCGAGATGGAGGTCGTGATCGCCATCGGTCCCTCGACGGACCGTACGGACGAGATCGCCGCCGAGCTCGTACGAGAAGACTCCCGTGTGCACACGGTGCCGAATCCGACCGGCCGCACCCCCGCCGCGCTGAACGCCGCGATCAAGGCGTCCCGCCACCCGATCGTGGTACGCGTCGACGGGCACGGCATGCTCTCGCCGAACTACATCGCGACCGCCGTCCGCCTCCTGGAGGAGACCGGCGCGCAGAACGTCGGCGGCATCATGCACGCCGAGGGCGAGAACGACTGGGAGCACGCGGTCGCCGCGGCGATGACGTCGAAGATCGGCGTGGGCAACGCGGCCTTCCACACGGGCGGCGAGGCCGCACCGGCCGATACCGTGTACCTCGGTGTCTTTCGCCGTGAGGCCCTGGAGCAACAGGGCGGCTACAACGAGGAGTTCATCCGCGCCCAGGACTGGGAGCTGAACTTCCGGATCCGTGAGGCGGGCGGCCTGATCTGGTTCTCGCCCGAGCTGCGGGTCTCGTACCGCCCTCGTCCTTCGGTGGGGGCCCTGGCCAAGCAGTACAAGGACTACGGGCGTTGGCGTCATGTCGTCGCCCGCTACCACTCGGGTTCGATCAACCTGCGCTACCTCGCCCCGCCGACGGCGGTCTGCGCGATCGCCGCGGGCCTGGTGGTGGGTGCGGCGCTGACCCCCTGGGGCTTCCTGGTCCCCGGCGGCTACCTCGCGGCGATCGCCCTCGGTTCGCTCCCGGCGGGCAAGGGGCTGCCGCTGAAGGCGCGGCTGCAGATCCCGGTGGCCCTCGCGACGATGCACATGTCGTGGGGCTGGGGCTTCCTGACCAGTCCGAAGGCCCTGGCGAAGAGGGTTATCGCGTCGCGGCGGCCGGCGGTGCTGAGCGAGACCTGA
- a CDS encoding acyl-CoA thioesterase encodes MTDQARTPESDIPGKPTSASRTTLSHIMTHNDTNLLGTVHGGVIMKLVDDAAGAVAGRHSGGPAVTASMDEMAFLEPVRVGDLVHVKAQVNWTGRTSMEVGVRVLAERWNESTPPQQVGSAYLVFAAVDADGKPRRVPPVVAESERDRRRNQEAQIRRTHRLARRRAIVELREKRSAEGLDD; translated from the coding sequence ATGACAGACCAGGCCCGTACCCCGGAATCCGATATTCCGGGCAAGCCGACTTCGGCGTCCCGAACGACCCTCAGCCACATCATGACCCACAACGACACCAACCTTCTGGGCACGGTGCACGGTGGTGTGATCATGAAACTGGTCGACGACGCGGCCGGCGCGGTGGCGGGGCGGCACTCCGGCGGGCCCGCCGTGACCGCCTCCATGGACGAGATGGCCTTCCTGGAACCCGTACGCGTAGGCGACCTCGTGCATGTGAAGGCGCAGGTGAACTGGACGGGTCGTACGTCGATGGAGGTCGGCGTCCGCGTTCTCGCCGAGCGTTGGAACGAGTCCACGCCGCCTCAGCAGGTCGGCTCGGCCTACCTGGTCTTTGCCGCGGTGGATGCCGATGGGAAGCCTCGGCGGGTACCTCCGGTGGTTGCGGAGAGTGAGCGGGACCGGCGCCGCAATCAGGAGGCGCAGATTCGTCGTACGCATCGGTTGGCTCGGCGGCGGGCGATTGTGGAGTTGAGGGAAAAGCGTTCCGCGGAAGGGCTCGACGACTAG
- a CDS encoding LCP family protein — protein sequence MSDWPQGYNGGDRHGRGSTGAEPEGARVMRQVQRGSGAGPRPSAPSRGVPPQPTYTDGYGEDAYDGYNTGQVYGSPGGGGPQEPPGGHGRGPRPAPNWRKRIKWTAITVVTVLVVVSVGTYFWADSKLKREVDLSKVIDRPDGGEGTNYLIVGSDSREGMSAEEKKKLHTGSAEGKRTDSMMILHVGDNGNTMISLPRDSNVTIPTFKGSESGKTFPGTGRQVKLNAAYAEDGPELLVRTVEANTGLRIDHYAEIGFGGFAKIVDAVGGVEMDIPKAFKDDKSGADFTAGKQTLNGEQALAFVRTRYAFAGSDLDRTKNQQKFLAALASQTATPSTILNPFKLYPTMGAGLDTLTVDKDMSLWNLASMFWAMKGITGGDGKSMNMPISGNAANGNLQWDTAKVKTLVNQLKNDEKVTVSGN from the coding sequence ATGAGCGATTGGCCCCAGGGATACAACGGCGGCGACCGGCACGGCCGCGGCAGCACAGGCGCCGAGCCCGAGGGCGCCCGTGTGATGCGGCAGGTGCAGCGCGGCTCGGGGGCCGGTCCACGCCCCTCGGCGCCGTCGCGCGGAGTCCCGCCCCAGCCGACGTACACGGACGGCTACGGCGAGGACGCCTACGACGGTTACAACACCGGACAGGTGTACGGCTCGCCGGGCGGAGGCGGTCCGCAGGAGCCTCCGGGCGGCCATGGACGGGGTCCGCGGCCCGCGCCGAACTGGCGCAAGCGGATCAAGTGGACCGCGATCACGGTGGTCACCGTGCTGGTCGTGGTCTCCGTGGGTACGTACTTCTGGGCCGACTCGAAGCTCAAGCGCGAGGTCGACCTGTCGAAGGTGATCGACCGGCCCGACGGGGGCGAGGGCACCAACTACCTGATCGTCGGCTCCGACAGCCGCGAGGGCATGTCCGCCGAGGAGAAGAAGAAGCTCCACACGGGCTCCGCCGAGGGCAAGCGCACGGACTCGATGATGATCCTGCACGTCGGCGACAACGGGAACACGATGATCTCGCTGCCGCGCGACTCGAACGTGACGATCCCCACGTTCAAGGGCTCCGAGTCCGGCAAGACCTTCCCGGGCACCGGCCGTCAGGTGAAGCTCAACGCGGCGTACGCGGAGGACGGGCCCGAGCTGCTCGTGCGGACCGTCGAGGCCAACACCGGGCTGCGCATCGACCACTACGCGGAGATCGGCTTCGGCGGCTTCGCGAAGATCGTCGACGCCGTGGGCGGTGTCGAGATGGACATCCCCAAGGCGTTCAAGGACGACAAGTCCGGCGCCGACTTCACGGCGGGCAAGCAGACCCTGAACGGCGAGCAGGCCCTGGCCTTCGTCCGTACGCGCTACGCGTTCGCGGGCAGCGACCTGGACCGTACGAAGAACCAGCAGAAGTTCCTCGCGGCCCTGGCGAGCCAGACGGCGACGCCGTCCACGATCCTCAACCCCTTCAAGCTCTACCCGACCATGGGCGCCGGCCTCGACACCCTCACCGTCGACAAGGACATGTCCCTCTGGAACCTCGCCTCGATGTTCTGGGCGATGAAGGGCATCACCGGTGGCGACGGCAAGTCGATGAACATGCCCATCTCCGGCAACGCGGCCAACGGCAACCTCCAGTGGGACACCGCCAAGGTCAAGACCCTGGTGAACCAGCTGAAGAACGACGAGAAGGTGACGGTGTCGGGGAACTGA
- a CDS encoding SH3 domain-containing protein — MKKIRLMTAAASALLTAGTLTATVPSAAAAAEACVRPSWSNKSTGVGHAKEGFARVRLGPSSDCSVNIAVGSNYELQYDCWVINSAGNRWTHVRVPSAATGGWVWNGNLDDGGSVADSSKC; from the coding sequence GTGAAGAAGATCCGTCTCATGACGGCGGCCGCATCCGCACTGCTGACGGCGGGCACCTTGACCGCCACGGTTCCCTCGGCCGCCGCGGCCGCCGAAGCCTGCGTCCGCCCCAGCTGGTCGAACAAGTCGACCGGCGTCGGGCACGCCAAGGAGGGCTTCGCGCGCGTCCGCCTCGGCCCGAGCTCGGACTGCTCGGTGAACATCGCCGTCGGAAGCAACTACGAGTTGCAGTACGACTGCTGGGTGATCAACTCGGCCGGGAACCGCTGGACGCATGTCCGGGTGCCCAGCGCCGCCACCGGCGGCTGGGTGTGGAACGGGAACCTCGACGACGGCGGTTCGGTGGCCGACAGCAGCAAGTGCTGA
- a CDS encoding LCP family protein, whose protein sequence is MPTPPRSPARPQRQRPARPPVRRRRPRWAMRVTTSVSMTVLAAAGIGHALLTGLGSDIDRIDPFKDMKNRPAHGHGMNVLLVGTDGRDRITPEEKEKYRLGGAPCHCTDTIMIVHLSEDRRRASIVSLPRDSYAETPAHIDRTTGRRHQPHPVKLNAAYAEGGPRLTVRTVENMTHVKIDHYLEVDFTSFIKTVDVLGGVRICTVKPLKDTYTGLDLPTGVHDLNGGQALQYVRSRHIDGASDLGRMQRQQRFLAALIERATSSGVLLNPIKFRDVTGAVLGSVRADKGLGSDELIDLGRAMRTFSPSSSEFTTVPIGKMGYAVKGIGSTLKWDEQKADRLFRTLRDDRPLAPHRVRSKALRVDVAPQQIRVQVENGTMTAGLGRRVDSGLAATGFRTTRAPVNAPDRSVPRTIVQYDPRWDRSAKSLATALPGSELRPVNGQGPLMKVIAGSDFKQVHKVRAEDPTQGEFKTVTGDQVVCP, encoded by the coding sequence TTGCCCACGCCGCCCCGCTCCCCCGCCCGCCCGCAGCGGCAGCGCCCAGCGCGGCCGCCCGTACGGCGCAGGCGGCCGCGCTGGGCCATGAGGGTGACGACCTCGGTGTCCATGACGGTGCTCGCGGCGGCCGGCATCGGGCACGCGCTGCTCACCGGTCTCGGCTCCGACATCGACCGGATCGACCCCTTCAAGGACATGAAGAACCGGCCCGCGCACGGCCACGGCATGAACGTCCTCCTCGTCGGCACCGACGGCCGCGACCGGATCACCCCGGAGGAGAAGGAGAAGTACCGGCTCGGCGGCGCCCCCTGCCACTGCACCGACACGATCATGATCGTGCACCTCTCCGAGGACCGCAGGCGGGCCAGCATCGTGAGCCTGCCGCGCGACTCGTACGCCGAGACGCCCGCCCACATCGACCGCACCACCGGACGACGGCACCAGCCGCACCCGGTCAAGCTGAACGCCGCGTACGCGGAGGGCGGGCCCCGGCTGACCGTGCGGACCGTAGAGAACATGACCCATGTGAAGATCGACCACTATCTGGAGGTCGACTTCACCAGCTTCATCAAGACCGTGGACGTGCTCGGCGGGGTCCGGATCTGCACGGTGAAGCCGCTCAAGGACACCTACACCGGGCTCGACCTGCCGACCGGCGTGCACGATCTGAACGGCGGGCAGGCGCTGCAGTACGTGCGCTCGCGGCACATCGACGGGGCCTCGGACCTCGGCCGGATGCAGCGCCAGCAGCGCTTCCTGGCCGCGCTGATCGAACGGGCCACCTCGTCCGGGGTGCTGCTCAACCCGATCAAGTTCCGGGACGTGACCGGTGCCGTGCTCGGCTCGGTGCGCGCCGACAAGGGCCTCGGGTCGGACGAACTCATCGACCTTGGGCGGGCGATGCGGACCTTCTCGCCGTCCTCCTCGGAGTTCACGACGGTCCCGATCGGGAAGATGGGGTACGCCGTCAAGGGCATCGGCTCGACCCTGAAGTGGGACGAGCAGAAGGCGGACCGGCTCTTCCGCACCCTGCGCGACGACAGGCCGCTCGCCCCGCACCGGGTCCGCTCCAAGGCCCTGCGCGTCGATGTCGCCCCGCAGCAGATCCGGGTCCAGGTCGAGAACGGCACCATGACCGCCGGTCTCGGCCGCCGCGTCGACAGCGGTCTGGCGGCCACCGGTTTCCGCACGACCCGGGCTCCCGTGAACGCCCCCGACCGCTCGGTCCCGCGCACGATCGTTCAGTACGACCCCCGCTGGGACCGCTCCGCGAAGTCCCTCGCCACGGCCCTGCCCGGCAGCGAACTACGCCCCGTGAACGGCCAGGGCCCCCTCATGAAGGTCATCGCCGGCTCGGACTTCAAACAGGTCCACAAGGTCCGCGCGGAGGACCCCACCCAGGGCGAATTCAAAACGGTGACGGGCGACCAGGTGGTCTGCCCGTAG